The Streptomyces sp. NBC_00440 genome contains a region encoding:
- a CDS encoding acetamidase/formamidase family protein yields MTDPRILTVRPGEGEYAWTFGGAAPVARIAPGTVLDLFTEDCFAGRVRSEKDLVSQVCEFPFLNPQTGPFHIEGAEPGDTVAVHFVSVEPARDWAASTTVPLFGALTSTHTTATLQPPLPEVVWMWELDRERRTCLFRARDSDFEIALPMDPMHGTVGVAPANLEVRSALVPDAHGGNMDTPEMRAGVTCYLGVNVEGALLSLGDGHARQGEGETCGVAVECAMNTVVVVELLKGVATPWPRLESDTHLMSTGSARPLEDAFRISQLDLVQWLSRDYGLSELDAYQLLSQAGEAPLANVCDANYTCVAKIRKEWLPSGEPHRGLHRHLRETAAVLPRP; encoded by the coding sequence ATGACTGATCCGCGCATCCTGACGGTGCGGCCCGGCGAGGGAGAGTACGCCTGGACGTTCGGCGGGGCGGCCCCGGTGGCACGCATCGCGCCCGGCACCGTCCTTGATCTGTTCACCGAGGACTGCTTCGCCGGCCGGGTGCGGTCGGAGAAGGACCTGGTGTCCCAGGTCTGCGAGTTCCCCTTCCTCAATCCGCAGACGGGCCCCTTCCACATCGAGGGCGCCGAGCCCGGCGACACGGTGGCCGTGCACTTCGTTTCGGTCGAACCGGCCCGCGACTGGGCCGCGTCGACGACCGTCCCGCTCTTCGGCGCGCTGACCTCCACCCACACGACGGCCACCCTGCAGCCACCGCTGCCCGAGGTCGTCTGGATGTGGGAGCTGGACCGGGAGCGGCGCACCTGCCTCTTCCGGGCGCGCGACAGCGACTTCGAGATCGCCCTGCCGATGGACCCGATGCACGGCACGGTCGGGGTGGCCCCGGCCAATCTGGAGGTGCGCTCCGCGCTGGTCCCCGACGCGCACGGCGGGAACATGGACACCCCGGAGATGCGCGCGGGCGTCACCTGCTACCTCGGGGTGAACGTCGAGGGCGCGCTGCTCAGCCTCGGTGACGGGCACGCCAGGCAGGGTGAGGGCGAGACCTGCGGGGTGGCCGTGGAGTGCGCCATGAACACCGTCGTCGTGGTCGAACTCCTGAAGGGCGTGGCGACGCCGTGGCCCCGCCTGGAGTCGGACACCCATCTGATGTCGACCGGCTCGGCCCGCCCGCTGGAGGACGCCTTCCGGATATCGCAACTGGACCTGGTGCAGTGGCTGTCACGCGACTACGGGCTGTCCGAACTGGACGCGTACCAGCTCCTCTCCCAGGCGGGCGAGGCCCCGCTCGCCAACGTCTGCGACGCCAACTACACCTGTGTCGCGAAGATCCGCAAGGAATGGCTGCCGTCCGGAGAACCGCACCGCGGTCTGCACCGTCATCTCAGGGAGACGGCTGCGGTACTCCCCCGGCCCTGA
- a CDS encoding N-acetylmuramoyl-L-alanine amidase — protein sequence MARNGSGPSRRRLLQSAALVATASILLPATDAEAESASDTDYPTAHWMPASTANYTVSTRPSAYKIDRVVIHVTQETFTNTLAIFRDPAKAVTAHYVVRSSDGYIAQCVREHDIAWHAGNWDYNTRSIGIEHEGWVDKPEYFTDALYEKSAALTASVCDRYSIPKDRTHIIGHVEVPGTDHTDPGPHWDWVRYLRLVNLA from the coding sequence ATGGCACGCAACGGATCAGGTCCCAGCCGCAGACGGCTGTTGCAGAGCGCGGCGCTCGTGGCCACCGCGAGCATCCTGCTGCCCGCGACCGACGCGGAGGCCGAGAGCGCGTCGGACACCGACTACCCGACCGCCCACTGGATGCCCGCGTCCACCGCCAACTACACGGTGTCCACCCGTCCGTCGGCGTACAAGATCGACCGGGTGGTCATCCACGTCACCCAGGAGACCTTCACCAACACCCTGGCCATCTTCCGGGATCCGGCGAAGGCGGTCACCGCCCACTATGTGGTCCGCTCGTCCGACGGGTACATCGCCCAGTGCGTCCGTGAGCACGACATCGCCTGGCACGCCGGGAACTGGGACTACAACACCCGCAGTATCGGCATCGAGCACGAGGGCTGGGTCGACAAGCCCGAGTACTTCACCGATGCCCTGTACGAGAAGTCGGCGGCGCTCACCGCGTCCGTCTGCGACCGGTACTCGATCCCCAAGGACCGCACCCACATCATCGGGCATGTCGAGGTCCCGGGCACCGACCACACGGACCCCGGCCCGCACTGGGACTGGGTCCGCTACCTGCGGCTGGTCAACCTCGCCTGA